The genomic window AACACCAAAACAAGAAAAGAGATGAAACTGAAGTCTGGAGTCTTTTCTAGGTTTTCCATTTTCTACATAATGTCATCAAATCTGTCCCAGGTTTCTATGTATATATTCACGTCTTAAATATGTGTTTTACATATAGAACCCACACTACACCTTTCACATGATGAGCGTTTTATCTgctttatttatattcatttcctgttttggttatttttttccttaatttcaaGAATTATACCATGAGGtcaatttattttcaattttaaatTATTGTTGTGCTGCTTCACACAGATAAGTTAAAACCGTTAAATACAGTTAGGAAACATCAAAAAtgtatggctgtttttttaatggttacaacacagttttagaaatacttattaaccctttcatgcatgaattgtgagaacctcagtcaagatttttttcttccgtgtttttattcctccttagacgtgaaaaaaacaatgcaatcgagtttttttttcctatggagttacaaaaatatccatgcattcaatttttgaagtaaagaaacatgtgtttaaaacccaatatcagaaagtgatatgaaaacattgaaataaaaacatttttaatgttgctaatctgatgtcttctcacattttaacatattctaatgctagttattactcacttcatggagataatatgcaaaaaaaaacttcttgtctaacaaataacaattgatttacacttaaacatgttagtgcagatcaggtttatcaagaacagcaaagttacagtaatggtctgaatgtcagtgtatggggtggtgcgtaagtgttcactgtgttggctgatatggaactaaaacatcaacacccatgaatatacaagaaaacagctgtagaagaactgtccactggagtgacctatgcatgaaagggttaaacctgatATTTTCCATAGAAATTCAGTCCATCAGTCCTTCAAATGACCTTTtatgtttcattttcttcttatttctcAACATAAGATTACTTTAATGTATGTGTTGCCTCTTACCGAAGTCTATTTCTGTTGTCATTGCTATAAATACAGATGATTTCTTTACTCTAAATGTGATATGTGAATTCATGTTGTCCAAAGCTGTAGATGCTAACTGACCATTTTTGTGTTTAACTTCCTGTTCATCCCATCTGCTCTCCTCATCTTGAGTCAGCTTCGTCAAAAATAGACTGTGTGCATATTTTTAGCGGCGTAAAGGGCAGCTAGTGGAACGTTTCTTCCACACACTGCAGAGTGTCTGGTGGAATAACAAGCATTTCAGCCTTTCAGCAGCTGTGTACATGAGTCAGTGTGTTGGATCTGAACTACATGGAGTTCATGATGCTGTGGAACAACATTTTTTTACATGGGTTCTATgtaatattgatattccaaactctcaacagcagggggaagtcacatactagaacacacttaggacagagattaaagcaaaaatttttcatctgactgaaaattttcttctggtcaaaatcattggccactattaaaaatgatgcgatacaatactactatagcgtacaggtttatatagtcaaatttggcaatactgtaaaacacactgaatgggagagtgtacaggtgtagaagattagtaacatggatagaaaaaatgtcatgagtggtattggtggggggtctgggggtcctcccccagaaaatttgtaaagcttcaggtcaattttgactgttgtcatggcaaccggcaaggaggtagatgacgatgtccaataacacactgaggttgagattatgaatttcagagtatttcactgGGTGCCCTATAAATGTTTAAATGGATGCATGTTGTGTGTAGATGCTTTGGCAGTGCTGGCTGTTACTGACTCTGTCTTACCTGATAATAAGCCGCTTTCTGgagctgagctgctcctctgtctaCATGGACCTCAGCGCTCTCCACGTTGGCCTCGATACTGTCTGCAGATCAGAACGCACACAGAGGTCACGCACATCAACATGAGCAGAAGAGCGAAAAAAATAAGTGCTGGCATGTATGTTCTGATGTACCTATCATCTCGCCCTGGTCGTGGATCATGACGGCAAGGTCCTTGAAGATCTGGTTCACATCCATAATGTCCGCCTGCAGAGGATGAGGGACGGAGGAGTTTAATTGTTGACAGATACCTGAGTCGTTGTTTCTTTGTGACGGTGCAGAGGAGCTCAGGTTGATACCTCCAGCTGCTTGATGTTAGTTTCTCTCTCCTTGATGATCTCCAGGTCTTCCTCGGTGATGCCAGGTTCCTCCATCTGAGTCTGGCTCTGACCCCAGTCATCTTCTCTGCACAACATGAAGACCACGTAGTTCAGATCTACAGACTAAAACCAATCTGTAGCTAGTGTTACCAATGCAAAAGTACCAGCTACTATAGTGAGATTGTGAATTTCTTGTGCAAGAAACATGGTGAAAAAAAATGAGGATTGAAGACTGGTAGATGTTgtgatgttgaaaaataaaattagacCTCATATAAAAAGGGTTAGATGTTCCTGTTCCAATACAAGCCCTTTATTTTTGATTGATGTACatgatttttgttggtttttttcatTATAATGAGAATGCTctatgctgtacacatttaatttaatgtaagcagtgggtCAGGTATAATGGATAGGCAAAAAATATACTTTTGCTTctagtgttttcatttttttggtttatatGTTTATGCTAATTATTGTATTCAGTGCAATGATTAATATACAAACCAAGATAAACTAttcattcagttcaattcaattcattttttttaaatgtttttttttttgcacaaccaATTTTtatgtgattaaccctttcatgcacaaattatgagaaccttaatcaaatttttttcctgagtgtttttattcctctttaggcatgaaaaaaaacaatgtgattaaacattttcttctgaaaaagaaataataatttaaaaaactaacaataataatttgaatttaaaaaaaaaaaaaaaatacataaaaaaaaaaaaataatgaaaaaaaaaattcttatgaacctatttttcacgaagttgcaaaaatgtccactcagctggacaccacacgtttaatttctgacacacagaaacatgtatttactgataaattgtgtgaaaactatggggagggcttgtgattctggggctttatgctcaggagagatctacataatgttaccaattaatgccagaaaagatatgtagtgtcttaaaactttaataaagatatgtgtaaaacaacaacaacaacaacaacaatgaaaagaacaacaaaatccatgaatatacctgagaacagctgtagaatagctgtccactgtagtgaccagtatgcatgaaagggttaatcttatgtctgttactgttgtttactgttgttttaatTGCTACTGCATCAGAAACAACTGCCCCCTGAACAAATAAATGTATTGAATTGACTgaaatcgaatcaaatcaaatcgaatTGAAATGACAATGATACTCGAACCTAATATATTCTATGTGAAGATAACATTTTCACTTTAACTCCTGCAAATACCAAGTTTAACTAGTCTTGGTCCTGAATAGAGTTGTGCTAGTGCTGGACATAAATCTAGCATCATCCACTATTATTGTCAAATAGAGAAATTCCCTCTAGTATGGTTTGACTCCTTTGAATTAATAAACAAATCACACTTGTTTTAGACGATTTAAGCAGGAATAGGTACAAAACCCAGAGAGTGAACAGGTCCCGGGtttctcttgagacccaggaaatgtcatgaaagtacaagttttggctttttaaaaattaatgaattgcctatattggaaacattatgacGCAACAGTttatttcagatgcttttttttttatggaatgtcctttgcggtggacgtttttttttttttttgtataaagctgtgaaacactggtctacaggtcattATCAACAGTGCTGAAGAACAAAAAAGATCTCCTATGTGTTACAACATTaaagttgttttgcattttttactcactaaCTCTGGTTTTGACTTAAAAGATGTTTGTCTGCGAtgcattttttcaattttttctctAGCGATCTCATTAAAGCTAATGCTAAGAGGATGCAAAAACACCTACTTCTCAAAATGTTCAATATGTGCAATCACGTTCATTAAGTgcatgacaaaataaaaaataatattgtcatAAATCAAATCCATCATTGTGAAAACGTGTTCATTTTCAGTGCCTCTACATAGCTTAAGATTTAGTGTCTAACTACTTATGAATGGGGCCAGGATGAACTATAAATATtagctactttaaaaaaaaatccaacacctTTCTAACAGAAACAAAGTCCTCGAAGTgaaatgaacctacttttcaaacGTCACCAGCTGGTCATTTATGTTTCCTCCATCTCCCTGTAAAAAACACACTAGTTAATACTTAtaatacttgagtacagtaactACAGTACAGATTACTTATGGTTCTATTGATGTTCACCATGATCCTGGATCCAGCTCGAGCTCTGGCCACAGACTCCTTCTCTTTTTCCGCCGCTCGCCGTTGAACCACCTGAAAGTTATTGAGGGCCGCGGAGAAGTCATTCATCAAACGCTCCTTCTGCAGCTTCTGTTGTCTCTGTAGAGAAGGAAGACAGTTCAGAGGTTTGTAAATGTTTGGTCAAGGAAATATTGCTCGACTTGTATCAATCATTAATTTGTAATTTGTGTCAGATCATTGATTTCAAATACTCAcgttatcatttttttgtttatgtctaCTGtcgttgttacctccgccaaggaggttatgtttttgccagggtttgtttgtttgtttatttgtttgtttgtttgtttgtttgtctgtccgttagtgtgcaacataactcaaaaagttatggacagattttgatgaaattttcagggtttgttggaaatgggataaggaagaaattattaaattttggtggtgatcgggggtgggggggcccacggggggggggtgcgagaccagaaaatttcatcaaaatctgtccataactttttgagttatgttgcacactaacggacagacaaacagacagacagacaaacaaaccctggcaaaaacactgatcagccttggcggaggtctgcgctctccgagtgcttctagtttgtttgtttgtttgtctgtccgttattgtgcaacataactcaaaaagttatggacagattttgatgaaattttcagggtttgttggaaatgggataaggaagaaatgattaacttttgggggtgatccggtagaaatcctggattctggatcactttgaaattttccttaacattgtggtaaatggggccaaaattttcgtttcccaatatctcgcttaattattgaccaaaactcatgaaatttaactcaggaattgacaatggggtcctctatcacatttcaaaggctgatccggatctgatccagaaggcggattttatctcaatttatataaaaaatgggggtgcccttactttttggcctactgtgcctttaatattaaaggtagaaatttctgacaggcgccatcgtgtagctcagtcagttccgcatcgggagtatgccaccggatttcatgtagctttaatacttaaggagctagatccagaagaaaaccgccattacgagaaatgtgattttcgtgaataactactgaactaataaggatataattatgaat from Sphaeramia orbicularis chromosome 16, fSphaOr1.1, whole genome shotgun sequence includes these protein-coding regions:
- the LOC115435996 gene encoding syntaxin-12-like; amino-acid sequence: MSYMRADSSRSQPRDFSTLIQTCSSNIQKISQNTGQIKNLLYQLGTGQESAEPQERLQQLQHYTNQLAKETNRHLKELGSLPPPLSPSEQRQQKLQKERLMNDFSAALNNFQVVQRRAAEKEKESVARARAGSRIMGDGGNINDQLVTFEKEDDWGQSQTQMEEPGITEEDLEIIKERETNIKQLEADIMDVNQIFKDLAVMIHDQGEMIDSIEANVESAEVHVDRGAAQLQKAAYYQRKSRKRMCMLAMVLSLVLIILIIIIWQAIK